From a single Rosa rugosa chromosome 7, drRosRugo1.1, whole genome shotgun sequence genomic region:
- the LOC133723488 gene encoding FRIGIDA-like protein 2 → MDKIAAELQDSVVDLTRQLTELQARYESTRNQQRSRMQGLDQRELQLQARELRVKSEEEAIRERWKCLEMRERNAETHELKELERLEHLGQLEKSVEERERSLDELHESLEEQRKHSRALQEVLEEHLGSVGGGLRVKLRQFEEKAREIGLELSDGGGGLKLKRGELVGCEMGGGLDAEKVVKLIGVICQRGEIMELCQGLDSGDKIHDVIRILIERKQLIEAVRFICTFKLTDKFPPVPLLNESVEDAEKWWSETFSQKKSLDKKGKAVDDRITNLRAVVQCVEEYNLQSEYSLADIINDILELEKLKENLHSVASLDIMMKTKGLGKLKERREVVLCLPSFDDKQGKEFWRKRRFRTYRRCRKKCNP, encoded by the exons ATGGACAAGATAGCCGCGGAGTTACAGGACAGCGTGGTTGACCTGACCCGGCAGCTGACGGAGCTCCAGGCCCGGTATGAGTCGACCCGGAACCAGCAGCGGAGCAGAATGCAAGGTCTGGATCAGAGGGAGCTGCAATTGCAGGCCAGAGAGCTGAGGGTGAAGTCGGAAGAGGAAGCGATCCGGGAGCGGTGGAAGTGtctggagatgagagagaggaaTGCGGAAACACATGAGTTGAAGGAATTGGAAAGATTAGAGCATTTGGGTCAGCTTGAAAAATCGgtggaagagagggagaggtcTTTGGATGAGCTACATGAGTCGTTGGAGGAGCAGAGGAAGCATTCCAGGGCACTACAGGAGGTGTTGGAAGAGCATTTGGGGTCGGTGGGCGGGGGGCTGAGGGTGAAGCTGAGGCAGTTTGAAGAGAAGGCTAGAGAAATTGGATTGGAGCTGAGTGATGGTGGTGGAGGATTGAAGTTGAAAAGAGGCGAGTTGGTGGGTTGCGAAATGGGAGGTGGTTTGGATGCAGAGAAGGTTGTCAAGCTTATTGGGGTGATTTGTCAGCGTGGAGAGATTATGGAGTTATGTCAGGGACTTGATTCTGGAGATAAGATCCACG ATGTTATTCGAATTCTCATTGAAAGAAAGCAACTGATAGAGGCTGTTAGATTTATATGCACCTTCAAGTTAACTGACAAGTTCCCCCCTGTACCACTCTTAAACGAGTCTGTGGAGGATGCAGAGAAGTGGTGGAGTGAAACTTTCAGTCAAAAGAAatcacttgataaaaag GGAAAAGCTGTAGATGACCGAATAACTAATCTAAGAGCTGTGGTTCAATGTGTTGAAGAATACAACCTACAGTCTGAGTATTCACTAGCAGACATTATCAATGACATTTTGGAGCTTGAAAAACTAAAGGAGAATCTGCATTCGGTGGCATCTCTTGACATTATGATGAAAACTAAAGGGCTCGGAAAACTAAAGGAGAGAAGGGAGGTGGTGCTATGTCTTCCATCCTTTGATGATAAACAAGGGAAGGAATTCTGGAGGAAACGAAGATTTCGCACATATCGCCGTTGCAGAAAAAAATGTAATCCGTGA